A region of Bacillus cabrialesii DNA encodes the following proteins:
- the kimA gene encoding potassium transporter KimA translates to MYHSIKRFLIGKPLKSQAAGEQKLTKLKALAMLSSDALSSVAYGTEQILIILATISAAAFWYSIPIAVGVLILLLALILSYRQIIYAYPQGGGAYVVSKENLGEKPGLIAGGSLLVDYILTVAVSISAGTDAITSAFPTLHDYHLPIAVFLVIVIMILNLRGLSESASILAYPVYLFVVALLVLIAVGLFKLMTGQIDQPVHHTPLGTPVAGITLFLLLKAFSSGCSALTGVEAISNAIPAFKNPPARNAARTLAMMGILLAILFAGITVLAYGYGTAPKPNETVVSQIASETFGRNVFYYVIQGVTSLILVLAANTGFSAFPQLAFNLAKDQYMPRMFTVRGDRLGFSNGIIFLGIASIMLILLFGGQTEHLIPLYAVGVFIPFTLSQTGMCIKWNKQKPKGWIGKMLINACGALISFMVLSILFVTKFNVVWPVLIFMPIVVLLFYVIKNHYTAVGEQLRIVDEQPEEIKGTVVIVPVAGVTTVVQKSIQYAKSLSDQVIAVHVSFDREQEKKVEKRWEELHNGVRLVTLHSSYRSLVHPFDKFLETVEAKAKKEQFSVMVLFPQFITKKRWHTILHNQSAFLLRVRLFWKKDIMVATLPYHFKK, encoded by the coding sequence ATGTATCATTCAATCAAACGTTTTTTGATTGGGAAACCATTAAAATCTCAAGCTGCTGGAGAGCAAAAGCTGACGAAATTAAAAGCCTTAGCGATGCTTTCCTCAGATGCGCTGTCATCTGTCGCATATGGGACAGAACAAATTTTGATCATTTTGGCAACAATCAGTGCTGCCGCTTTTTGGTACTCCATTCCGATTGCGGTTGGCGTTCTTATATTGCTGCTCGCACTGATTCTTTCATATAGGCAGATTATTTACGCTTACCCGCAGGGCGGCGGAGCGTATGTTGTTTCGAAAGAAAACCTCGGTGAAAAGCCGGGATTGATCGCAGGCGGTTCATTGCTTGTCGATTATATTTTAACGGTAGCGGTAAGTATTTCAGCAGGCACGGACGCCATCACGTCGGCCTTTCCTACATTGCATGATTATCATCTGCCGATCGCTGTTTTTCTGGTAATAGTCATTATGATTTTGAACCTGCGCGGTCTTTCAGAATCGGCATCGATTCTTGCCTATCCGGTTTATTTGTTTGTGGTGGCGCTTCTGGTTCTGATTGCAGTAGGGTTGTTTAAACTCATGACGGGGCAAATTGACCAGCCTGTCCATCATACACCGCTCGGCACACCGGTAGCCGGCATTACACTGTTTTTGCTGCTTAAGGCTTTTTCCTCCGGCTGCTCGGCGCTGACCGGGGTTGAGGCCATTTCTAACGCGATTCCTGCTTTCAAGAATCCGCCCGCGCGAAACGCGGCAAGAACGCTTGCGATGATGGGGATTTTGCTGGCGATTCTGTTTGCCGGCATTACGGTGCTCGCATACGGATATGGAACGGCGCCAAAGCCGAATGAAACGGTGGTTTCACAAATTGCGTCCGAAACCTTCGGGCGGAATGTGTTCTACTATGTCATTCAAGGTGTGACATCACTTATTTTGGTCCTGGCGGCGAATACGGGATTTTCAGCCTTCCCGCAGCTTGCCTTCAACCTGGCGAAAGACCAGTATATGCCGCGTATGTTTACAGTTAGAGGCGACCGCTTAGGCTTCTCAAATGGGATTATCTTTTTAGGCATTGCCTCTATTATGCTCATCCTGTTATTCGGAGGACAGACAGAGCACTTAATCCCGTTATATGCTGTCGGCGTATTTATCCCATTTACGCTTTCGCAAACCGGCATGTGTATCAAATGGAACAAGCAAAAACCAAAAGGCTGGATCGGAAAAATGCTGATCAACGCGTGCGGCGCTTTGATTTCGTTTATGGTCCTGTCCATCCTGTTTGTGACAAAGTTTAATGTTGTATGGCCGGTTTTAATCTTTATGCCTATCGTCGTTCTGCTATTTTACGTGATAAAAAATCACTATACAGCTGTTGGTGAACAGCTTCGCATCGTGGATGAGCAGCCAGAAGAAATCAAAGGCACGGTCGTGATTGTACCTGTAGCCGGTGTCACGACTGTCGTGCAAAAATCGATTCAATACGCGAAATCATTGTCCGATCAGGTCATTGCCGTTCACGTGTCATTCGACCGAGAACAGGAAAAGAAAGTCGAAAAACGCTGGGAAGAGCTTCATAACGGAGTGCGCCTCGTTACGCTTCACTCCTCGTACAGAAGCCTCGTCCATCCGTTTGATAAGTTTTTGGAGACTGTAGAAGCAAAAGCGAAGAAGGAGCAGTTTTCCGTCATGGTGCTGTTTCCGCAATTTATTACGAAAAAACGCTGGCACACGATCCTTCACAACCAATCAGCCTTCCTCCTCAGAGTCCGGCTGTTCTGGAAAAAGGACATCATGGTGGCCACGCTGCCGTATCATTTTAAAAAGTAA
- a CDS encoding pyruvate oxidase, translating into MAHKTAGQAMTELLEQWGVDHVYGIPGDSINEFIEELRHERNRLNFIQTRHEEVAALAAAAEAKLTGKIGVCLSIAGPGAVHLLNGLYDAKADGAPVLAIAGQVSSGEVGRDYFQEIKLEQMFEDVAVFNREVHSAESLPDLLNQAIRTAYSKKGVAVLSVSDDLFAEKIKRKPVYTSPVYIEGNLEPKKEQLVTCAQYINSAKKPIILAGQGMKKAKRELLEFADKAAAPIVVTLPAKGVVPDKHPHFLGNLGQIGTKTAYEAMEECDLLIMLGTSFPYRDYLPDDTPAIQLDSDPAKIGKRYPVTAGLVCDSALGLRELTEYIERKEDRRFLNACTEHMQHWWNEIEKDETEAATPLKPQQVVARLQEAAADDAVLSVDVGTVTVWMARHFKMNANQDFIVSSWLATMGCGLPGAIASSLAEPERQAIAVCGDGGFSMVMQDLPTAVKYKLPITVVILNNENLGMIEYEQQVKGNIDYVTKLQNVDYAAFAESCGAKGIKVTRAEELAPAFHEALHSDQPVVVDVMIGNEPPLPGKITYGQAKGFSKYMLKNFFENQKIEMPSLKKSLKRLF; encoded by the coding sequence ATGGCACATAAAACGGCAGGACAAGCAATGACAGAACTGCTTGAACAATGGGGAGTTGATCATGTTTACGGCATCCCCGGAGACAGTATAAATGAGTTTATTGAAGAATTAAGACACGAAAGAAATCGATTGAATTTCATTCAAACCCGCCATGAAGAGGTGGCAGCGCTGGCAGCCGCGGCTGAGGCGAAACTCACGGGCAAAATCGGCGTCTGCCTGTCGATCGCAGGGCCGGGCGCAGTGCACTTATTAAATGGTTTATATGACGCGAAAGCGGACGGGGCTCCTGTGCTGGCGATTGCAGGACAGGTCTCGTCAGGCGAAGTCGGACGGGATTATTTTCAGGAAATCAAGCTTGAGCAAATGTTTGAGGACGTGGCTGTGTTTAACAGAGAGGTACATAGTGCGGAATCACTGCCGGATCTCTTGAATCAGGCGATCCGCACCGCCTACAGCAAAAAAGGCGTCGCGGTATTGAGCGTCTCTGATGATTTGTTCGCGGAGAAAATCAAACGCAAGCCCGTGTACACTTCACCGGTGTATATTGAAGGGAACCTTGAACCGAAAAAAGAACAGCTCGTCACTTGCGCACAGTATATTAATAGCGCCAAGAAACCGATTATTTTGGCGGGGCAGGGAATGAAAAAGGCGAAACGGGAGCTGCTGGAGTTTGCGGACAAAGCCGCTGCGCCGATCGTTGTCACGCTCCCGGCAAAAGGCGTTGTTCCCGATAAGCACCCGCATTTTCTCGGCAACCTCGGACAGATTGGCACGAAGACGGCCTACGAGGCAATGGAGGAATGTGATTTATTAATCATGCTCGGAACCTCATTTCCGTACCGTGATTATTTGCCTGATGATACGCCGGCGATCCAGCTCGATTCAGACCCGGCGAAAATCGGAAAGCGCTATCCGGTGACAGCGGGCCTTGTCTGTGATTCAGCCCTCGGCCTGCGCGAATTGACGGAGTATATTGAACGGAAGGAAGACAGAAGGTTCCTGAATGCCTGCACGGAACATATGCAGCATTGGTGGAACGAAATCGAAAAAGATGAGACTGAGGCGGCAACACCTCTAAAACCTCAGCAGGTCGTGGCCCGTCTTCAGGAAGCGGCAGCCGATGATGCGGTGCTGTCTGTAGATGTCGGCACTGTGACAGTTTGGATGGCGCGGCATTTCAAAATGAACGCGAACCAGGATTTCATCGTTTCCAGCTGGCTTGCGACAATGGGCTGCGGTCTGCCGGGAGCGATCGCCTCAAGCTTGGCCGAACCGGAGCGCCAGGCAATCGCCGTCTGCGGTGACGGGGGCTTTTCCATGGTGATGCAGGATCTCCCGACCGCCGTCAAATATAAGCTTCCGATTACCGTCGTCATTTTAAACAACGAAAATCTCGGCATGATCGAGTATGAGCAGCAAGTCAAAGGCAATATCGACTATGTGACAAAACTTCAAAATGTCGACTATGCCGCATTTGCAGAAAGCTGCGGAGCAAAGGGCATCAAGGTGACCAGAGCGGAAGAGCTTGCGCCGGCTTTCCATGAGGCGCTGCACTCAGATCAGCCGGTTGTCGTAGACGTCATGATTGGAAACGAACCGCCGCTGCCCGGTAAAATCACCTACGGGCAGGCAAAGGGCTTCAGCAAATACATGCTGAAAAATTTCTTCGAAAACCAAAAAATCGAAATGCCGTCACTGAAGAAAAGTTTAAAACGGTTATTTTAA
- a CDS encoding Nramp family divalent metal transporter has translation MMNKDITAQSPRSKAVQDALDGKIKGFRGLLPFLGPAFIAAIAYIDPGNFATNISAGSKYGYMLLWVILFSNIMALLIQSLSAKLGIATGKNLPEVAREEFPKPVSIGLWIQGELVIIATDLAEFIGAALGLYLLFGIPMLEASIIAAIGSFAILELQRRGYRSLEAGIAGMLFVVVIAFALQTFFAKPDAVSVMKGLFVPTFHGTDSVLLAAGILGATVMPHAIYLHSALTQRRVIGKTDAERKKIFRFEFIDILIAMLIAGAINASMLIVAAALFFKNGLFVEDLDVAFQQFGHLVSPVSAMLFGIGLLVAGLSSSSVGTLSGDVIMQGFINYRIPLYVRRFITIIPPILIIASGVNPTSALVLSQVVLSFGIAFALIPLIMFTSNKRIMGSLINSKWVTVVSWLIAVLIVALNVFLIVDTFR, from the coding sequence ATGATGAACAAGGACATCACAGCACAATCTCCCCGTTCCAAAGCAGTCCAAGATGCGCTTGACGGGAAAATCAAAGGATTCAGAGGACTGCTTCCTTTTCTGGGTCCTGCGTTTATAGCAGCCATTGCCTATATTGATCCCGGCAACTTCGCAACGAATATATCGGCGGGTTCTAAATACGGATATATGCTGCTATGGGTGATTTTATTTTCGAATATCATGGCGCTATTAATCCAATCACTATCCGCTAAACTCGGTATTGCGACAGGCAAAAATCTGCCTGAGGTTGCCCGCGAAGAATTCCCAAAGCCCGTTTCCATCGGATTATGGATTCAGGGCGAGCTGGTCATTATCGCAACTGATCTGGCGGAATTTATCGGAGCGGCTCTGGGGCTGTATTTGCTGTTTGGCATCCCGATGCTTGAAGCGTCAATTATAGCGGCGATTGGTTCTTTCGCGATATTGGAGCTACAGCGCCGCGGTTATCGCTCACTTGAAGCCGGCATTGCCGGTATGCTGTTTGTGGTGGTGATCGCCTTTGCGCTGCAGACCTTTTTTGCAAAGCCTGATGCCGTGTCAGTGATGAAGGGCCTGTTTGTCCCGACGTTTCACGGCACTGACAGTGTGCTTCTTGCAGCGGGTATTCTCGGCGCAACCGTTATGCCGCACGCCATTTATTTACACTCAGCCCTCACACAGCGGCGGGTGATCGGCAAAACCGACGCTGAACGGAAAAAAATCTTCAGATTTGAATTTATTGATATTTTAATAGCGATGCTGATTGCAGGGGCTATTAACGCAAGCATGCTGATTGTGGCTGCAGCATTATTCTTTAAAAACGGCCTGTTTGTCGAGGATCTCGATGTCGCGTTTCAGCAATTCGGACATCTTGTCAGCCCTGTGTCAGCAATGTTATTCGGGATCGGACTGCTCGTTGCCGGACTATCCAGCTCATCTGTGGGCACACTTTCAGGCGACGTGATCATGCAAGGATTTATCAACTACCGTATCCCGCTGTATGTACGGCGGTTTATCACGATCATTCCGCCGATTTTGATCATCGCGTCAGGCGTTAATCCGACGTCCGCTCTTGTGCTGAGCCAGGTCGTGCTGTCCTTCGGCATCGCCTTTGCCTTAATCCCGCTTATTATGTTTACAAGCAATAAACGGATTATGGGGTCACTGATCAACTCTAAATGGGTCACAGTGGTGTCTTGGCTGATTGCTGTATTGATCGTCGCTTTGAATGTGTTTTTAATTGTTGATACGTTTCGTTAG
- a CDS encoding GlsB/YeaQ/YmgE family stress response membrane protein: protein MISFLVSLVVAIVIGLIGSAIVGNRMPGGIFGSMIAGLIGAWIGHGLLGTWGPSLAGFAIFPAIIGAAIFVFLLSLVFRGLRKEA, encoded by the coding sequence ATGATTAGCTTTTTGGTATCATTAGTCGTTGCTATCGTAATCGGATTAATCGGAAGCGCCATCGTAGGAAACCGGATGCCGGGAGGAATTTTCGGCTCTATGATCGCCGGGCTGATCGGCGCTTGGATCGGACATGGGCTTCTAGGCACTTGGGGACCAAGCCTCGCCGGCTTTGCTATTTTCCCGGCCATCATCGGGGCCGCCATCTTCGTATTCTTGCTGAGCCTCGTATTTCGCGGGCTGCGGAAGGAAGCCTAA
- a CDS encoding DUF2188 domain-containing protein, with the protein MPWSMKDYPASLKNLEKPVKKKAIEIANAMIDEGYEDGRAIPIATSKAKEWAENASNEEIDDFLKHDDETERDEDSSSGGDPELMDKAEHVIKHKNGWAVRAEGAKRVSEIKDTKKEAIERAKEIAAHKGTGVIVHLADGSVQRKIKTGS; encoded by the coding sequence ATGCCTTGGTCGATGAAGGATTATCCAGCTTCATTGAAAAACCTTGAAAAGCCGGTGAAGAAAAAAGCAATTGAAATTGCGAATGCGATGATTGATGAGGGCTATGAGGATGGGCGCGCGATCCCGATTGCGACAAGCAAAGCAAAGGAATGGGCAGAAAACGCCTCTAATGAAGAAATTGATGATTTCCTCAAGCATGATGATGAGACAGAACGCGATGAAGATTCCAGCAGCGGCGGAGACCCTGAGCTCATGGATAAAGCAGAGCATGTCATTAAACATAAAAACGGCTGGGCGGTCAGAGCCGAGGGTGCCAAACGGGTATCTGAAATCAAGGATACAAAGAAAGAAGCGATTGAGCGGGCAAAGGAAATCGCAGCGCATAAAGGCACGGGGGTGATTGTTCATTTGGCTGACGGCAGCGTGCAGAGAAAAATCAAAACAGGATCGTAA
- a CDS encoding EcsC family protein yields the protein MTTERKEDLHQQLKEIEKWEKDQQKVWFWEKLSRLPFQLLDKLTPEFIQKKIGTLLDEVGSFVQTGGQYLTSEKQIIKMFQKKLPDEIFESLEDVRKAPLPVMDEIAEGMGKNRINAATVQGATTGVGGVFTLAADIPAVLGLSLKTLQDIAVAYGYDPKEKKERVFIVKCLQLTSADVVGKKSILQELKDYDQDRTYKNVASQIQGWREVVLGYRDTFGWKKLFQLVPVAGMVFGAAANRSTLNDITETGMMLYKKRRILQRLQETEQVME from the coding sequence GTGACAACAGAACGTAAAGAAGACTTGCATCAGCAATTAAAAGAAATAGAGAAATGGGAAAAAGATCAGCAAAAAGTCTGGTTTTGGGAAAAGCTCAGCCGTCTCCCGTTTCAGCTGCTGGACAAGCTGACACCGGAATTCATCCAGAAAAAGATCGGCACGCTCTTGGATGAAGTCGGCAGCTTTGTTCAAACAGGAGGACAGTACCTGACATCTGAAAAACAGATTATCAAGATGTTTCAAAAAAAACTGCCGGATGAGATTTTCGAATCGTTAGAGGATGTCCGAAAAGCGCCTCTGCCTGTTATGGATGAAATTGCTGAAGGAATGGGGAAAAACAGAATCAACGCCGCAACCGTTCAAGGCGCGACAACAGGTGTGGGCGGCGTATTTACTCTGGCGGCAGACATTCCGGCCGTGCTTGGCCTGTCGTTGAAAACGCTACAGGATATTGCGGTTGCTTACGGCTATGATCCAAAGGAGAAAAAAGAGCGTGTCTTCATCGTAAAATGTTTGCAGCTGACATCGGCTGATGTTGTCGGCAAAAAATCGATTTTGCAAGAATTGAAAGATTACGATCAAGACCGTACATATAAGAATGTCGCTTCACAAATCCAAGGCTGGCGTGAGGTTGTTTTAGGCTATCGAGACACATTCGGCTGGAAAAAGCTTTTTCAGCTGGTGCCGGTCGCGGGAATGGTCTTTGGCGCGGCAGCCAATCGCTCGACATTAAACGATATTACCGAAACAGGCATGATGCTGTATAAAAAGCGGCGCATTCTACAGAGGCTGCAAGAAACAGAACAAGTGATGGAATAG
- the gsiB gene encoding glucose starvation-inducible protein GsiB, whose protein sequence is MADNNKMSREEAGRKGGETTSKNHDKEFYQEIGKKGGEATSENHDKEFYQEIGEKGGEATSRNHDKEFYQEIGEKGGEATSENHDKEFYQEIGRKGGEATSKNHDKEFYQEIGSKGGNARNND, encoded by the coding sequence ATGGCAGACAATAACAAAATGAGCAGAGAAGAAGCAGGTAGAAAAGGCGGAGAAACAACAAGCAAAAACCATGATAAAGAATTCTATCAAGAGATTGGGAAAAAAGGCGGAGAAGCCACTAGCGAAAACCATGACAAAGAATTCTATCAAGAAATTGGCGAAAAAGGCGGAGAAGCCACTAGCCGAAACCATGACAAAGAGTTCTATCAAGAAATCGGTGAAAAAGGCGGAGAAGCCACTAGCGAAAATCATGACAAAGAATTCTATCAAGAAATCGGCCGTAAAGGCGGAGAAGCAACAAGCAAAAATCATGATAAAGAATTCTATCAAGAAATTGGCTCAAAAGGCGGAAACGCCCGCAACAACGACTAA
- a CDS encoding cupin domain-containing protein, with protein MSEMQNLLAIANEVKEKHANFSISEVNDHCLRLAVFTGEYDWHHHPDSDELFIVLEGELLIDFKDKETAVLKANDSLLIPKGTVHRTRSYVRTVNLCVEHKHAETVISEDS; from the coding sequence ATGTCCGAGATGCAAAACTTACTCGCCATCGCAAATGAAGTCAAAGAAAAACACGCTAATTTTTCAATCTCAGAGGTCAACGACCATTGCTTGCGTCTCGCAGTGTTTACGGGAGAATATGACTGGCACCATCACCCTGACTCAGATGAATTGTTCATCGTTCTTGAAGGTGAGCTGCTTATCGATTTTAAGGACAAAGAAACCGCGGTACTCAAAGCAAATGACAGCCTGCTCATCCCGAAAGGCACAGTTCACCGCACGCGCTCTTACGTTAGAACCGTCAATCTCTGTGTCGAGCATAAGCATGCGGAAACGGTTATCAGTGAGGATTCATAA
- a CDS encoding YdbC family protein, translating into MLIKKIVCEIDDANAEAFAKAQSQWGALLHISGFIKQAGGWRKTADGLFTAEIISVWENRAAYDHFMENEHDSIYEENEQKAVILSIEVTLYEEGEPFIHDLLHNSDIRHEPDWTVLKA; encoded by the coding sequence ATGCTAATCAAAAAGATTGTATGTGAAATAGACGATGCAAACGCTGAAGCATTTGCAAAAGCCCAGTCACAGTGGGGAGCATTATTACATATAAGCGGCTTCATCAAACAGGCCGGCGGCTGGCGGAAAACAGCAGATGGGCTGTTCACCGCAGAAATCATCAGCGTTTGGGAGAACAGAGCTGCCTATGATCATTTTATGGAGAATGAACATGACAGCATATACGAGGAAAATGAACAGAAGGCAGTGATTCTTTCGATAGAAGTGACGCTGTACGAAGAGGGTGAACCGTTCATTCACGATCTGTTACATAACTCTGACATCCGGCACGAGCCAGACTGGACGGTTCTGAAGGCATAA
- a CDS encoding manganese catalase family protein, producing MFKHTKMLQHPAKPDRPDPLFAKKMQEILGGQFGEISVAMQYLFQGWNTRGNEKYKDLLMDTATEEIGHVEMIATMIARLLEDAPLDQQEKAAEDPVIGSILGGMNPHHAIVSGLGAMPESSTGVPWSGGYIVASGNLLADFRANLNAESQGRLQVARLFEMTDDKGVKDMLSFLLARDTMHQNQWLAAIKELEAQEGPIVPGTFPKALEKQEFSHQLINFSEGEESAEQIWLNEKAPDGEAFEYVKEAKAFGEKPELKPAPPFVHDTLPGRE from the coding sequence ATGTTTAAGCACACGAAAATGCTGCAGCATCCTGCTAAACCAGATCGTCCAGATCCGTTATTCGCTAAAAAAATGCAAGAAATTTTAGGCGGGCAATTCGGAGAAATTTCGGTTGCCATGCAGTATTTATTTCAAGGCTGGAATACAAGAGGAAATGAAAAATACAAGGATTTGCTGATGGATACGGCAACTGAGGAAATCGGGCACGTTGAAATGATCGCCACAATGATCGCCAGACTTCTTGAGGATGCCCCGCTTGATCAGCAGGAAAAAGCCGCTGAAGATCCGGTCATCGGCTCCATCCTGGGCGGTATGAATCCTCACCATGCGATTGTATCAGGACTTGGCGCCATGCCGGAAAGCAGTACAGGCGTGCCTTGGAGCGGCGGCTATATCGTAGCGAGCGGAAACCTGCTCGCAGACTTCCGCGCCAATCTGAATGCGGAATCACAAGGCCGTCTGCAGGTCGCGCGACTGTTTGAAATGACAGATGACAAAGGCGTCAAAGATATGCTCAGCTTCCTGCTGGCGCGTGACACGATGCACCAAAATCAATGGCTCGCCGCCATTAAAGAATTAGAAGCACAAGAAGGCCCGATTGTGCCGGGGACTTTCCCGAAAGCACTCGAAAAACAAGAGTTCTCGCATCAGCTTATCAATTTCTCTGAAGGCGAAGAAAGTGCCGAGCAAATCTGGCTGAACGAAAAAGCGCCGGATGGAGAAGCCTTTGAATATGTGAAAGAAGCTAAAGCTTTTGGAGAAAAACCGGAATTAAAACCAGCACCGCCTTTTGTTCATGATACGCTTCCGGGACGCGAGTAA
- the dctB gene encoding C4-dicarboxylate TRAP transporter substrate-binding protein DctB, which produces MKSLLACLALMIAGIATALFIGFHDRSGSKEIVYDDDQEGLQDQIVFTFSHVVAENTPKGLAANKFADLVNEKSGGKIKIEVFPNGSLYSDIEEIEALQNGDVQFIAPSTSKLGMLSPEWGVLDLPYAFTDYDAVKKGLNGSIGTQLFDSLKKNQLKGLAYWTNGFKQITTNQGPVKTPDDLKGQDLRIMQSDVIEDQFKLLGATPHQESFNSTFQLLENNVVDGEENTISNIYSKKFYNVQDYLTISSHGYLGYAVMTDEHFWNAQTPETRRILTEAMKETTEWNETYAEQMNKEQLDEIKKNSSITIYELTEKEKKAWMKRLDPVYHQYEPIFGRKLIQALLKLREDS; this is translated from the coding sequence ATGAAGAGTTTGCTAGCATGTCTCGCACTGATGATCGCCGGAATTGCAACCGCTTTATTTATCGGATTCCATGATCGTTCCGGCAGTAAAGAGATTGTTTATGATGACGATCAGGAAGGTTTACAGGATCAAATCGTGTTTACATTCAGCCATGTGGTTGCCGAAAATACGCCGAAAGGGCTGGCCGCCAATAAATTCGCTGATCTGGTGAACGAAAAATCTGGCGGGAAAATTAAAATTGAAGTATTCCCGAATGGGAGCCTGTATTCGGACATCGAAGAAATTGAAGCATTGCAAAACGGCGATGTTCAATTTATCGCCCCCTCCACATCAAAGCTCGGCATGCTCTCGCCTGAATGGGGCGTGCTGGATCTGCCGTATGCATTTACGGATTACGATGCCGTCAAAAAAGGGCTGAACGGCAGCATCGGCACACAGCTGTTTGATTCTCTAAAGAAAAACCAATTAAAAGGCCTCGCCTATTGGACAAACGGTTTTAAACAAATTACGACAAATCAAGGACCGGTCAAAACCCCGGATGATTTAAAAGGGCAAGATCTCCGCATTATGCAAAGCGATGTGATAGAGGATCAGTTCAAACTGCTTGGCGCAACACCTCATCAGGAATCCTTCAATTCTACCTTTCAGCTGTTAGAAAACAATGTGGTTGATGGTGAAGAAAATACAATCTCAAACATCTATTCTAAAAAATTTTATAATGTTCAGGACTATTTGACAATAAGCAGCCACGGCTATCTCGGCTACGCTGTTATGACTGATGAGCATTTCTGGAACGCGCAAACACCGGAAACAAGACGCATTTTGACTGAAGCGATGAAGGAAACGACAGAGTGGAATGAAACGTATGCCGAACAAATGAACAAGGAGCAGCTGGATGAAATCAAAAAAAATTCATCTATTACAATCTATGAGCTGACAGAGAAAGAGAAAAAAGCATGGATGAAGCGCCTCGATCCTGTTTATCATCAGTACGAGCCCATTTTTGGCCGGAAGCTGATTCAGGCGCTTTTAAAACTGCGCGAAGATTCATAG